From Roseibium alexandrii DFL-11, the proteins below share one genomic window:
- the secY gene encoding preprotein translocase subunit SecY gives MASAAEQLASNLNFSAFAKAEELKKRIWFTLGALLVYRLGTYIPMPGINPEAFAQAFNQAQSGIIGMFNMFAGGAVERMAIFALGIMPYISASIIMQLMTTVVPSLEQLKKEGEQGRKVINQYTRYGTVVLAAFQAYGIAVGLEGATNVVTDPGWFFRASTVITLVGGTMFLMWLGEQITSRGIGNGISLIIFAGIVAGLPSAIVQTLELGRQGSLATGIILAVILLAIVVIAFIVFMERAQRRLLIQYPKRQMGNRMFEGNTSFLPLKLNTAGVIPPIFASSLLLVPATISGFNAGGGNEWLTTITALLGHGQPLFMVFYAAMIIFFCFFYTAIVFNPSDTADNLKKHGGFIPGIRPGERTAQYIDFVLTRITVVGAIYITIVCLLPEFLISATGVPFYFGGTSLLIVVSVTMDTVSQIQGHLLAHQYEGLVKKSKLRGKRR, from the coding sequence ATGGCATCGGCCGCCGAGCAACTGGCGTCAAATCTAAATTTCTCAGCTTTCGCCAAGGCTGAAGAACTCAAAAAGCGCATCTGGTTCACGCTGGGGGCGCTTTTGGTTTATCGACTGGGCACTTACATTCCAATGCCCGGCATCAACCCGGAAGCCTTCGCGCAGGCCTTTAACCAGGCTCAGTCCGGTATCATTGGCATGTTCAACATGTTCGCCGGCGGTGCCGTCGAGCGCATGGCGATCTTCGCCCTCGGTATCATGCCGTACATCTCCGCTTCCATTATCATGCAGCTCATGACGACAGTTGTTCCGTCTCTCGAGCAGCTGAAGAAGGAAGGCGAGCAGGGCCGCAAGGTTATCAACCAGTACACACGGTACGGAACCGTTGTTCTGGCAGCATTCCAAGCCTACGGTATCGCCGTTGGTCTTGAGGGCGCCACCAATGTTGTTACCGATCCCGGCTGGTTCTTCCGTGCATCGACCGTGATCACGCTCGTTGGCGGTACCATGTTCCTGATGTGGCTTGGGGAGCAGATCACCTCGCGCGGCATCGGTAACGGTATTTCGCTGATCATCTTTGCGGGGATTGTCGCAGGATTGCCGTCCGCGATCGTGCAGACGCTTGAGCTGGGCCGTCAGGGGTCTCTGGCAACCGGCATCATCCTGGCAGTCATCCTCCTGGCCATTGTCGTGATCGCCTTCATCGTGTTCATGGAGCGCGCGCAGCGCCGTCTTCTGATCCAGTATCCGAAGCGCCAGATGGGGAACCGCATGTTCGAGGGCAACACCTCGTTCCTGCCGCTCAAGCTGAACACAGCTGGTGTTATCCCGCCGATCTTTGCATCGTCACTGCTTTTGGTTCCCGCCACAATTTCCGGCTTCAATGCGGGTGGCGGCAATGAGTGGCTGACAACGATCACGGCTCTGCTCGGACATGGGCAGCCATTGTTCATGGTCTTCTACGCAGCCATGATCATTTTCTTCTGTTTCTTCTACACAGCGATTGTCTTCAATCCGAGCGACACCGCTGACAACCTGAAGAAACACGGTGGCTTCATTCCAGGCATTCGTCCAGGTGAGCGCACCGCCCAATACATCGACTTCGTGTTGACCCGGATTACGGTCGTTGGTGCGATTTACATCACCATCGTTTGTCTATTACCCGAATTCCTCATTTCGGCGACTGGCGTTCCGTTCTATTTCGGTGGAACATCCTTGTTGATTGTCGTGAGCGTGACAATGGATACCGTATCGCAGATCCAGGGTCATTTGCTGGCGCATCAATATGAAGGGCTGGTGAAGAAATCGAAACTTAGGGGGAAACGTAGATGA
- a CDS encoding adenylate kinase, with translation MRLILVGPPGAGKGTQAARLVEKYGIPQLSTGDMLRAAVAAETPVGLQAKAVMDAGGLVSDDIVVGIIRDRIAEDDAKKGFILDGFPRTLAQAEALDDMLSENSLKLNAVIELRVDQTKLVGRIINRAEEAKAAGQPVRKDDDPEVFKDRLDAYNRDTAVVVPYYEKTGLLSVIDGMQAIDDVTASIESVLQGLDEKV, from the coding sequence ATGAGGCTCATTCTGGTTGGACCGCCAGGAGCGGGGAAGGGGACACAGGCCGCAAGGCTGGTTGAGAAATATGGTATTCCTCAACTCTCCACTGGAGACATGTTGCGTGCAGCTGTCGCCGCGGAGACCCCGGTCGGACTGCAGGCCAAGGCTGTCATGGACGCCGGTGGTCTTGTGTCAGACGATATCGTTGTCGGCATCATCCGGGACCGGATCGCAGAGGACGACGCCAAGAAGGGATTTATCCTGGACGGCTTCCCACGCACGTTGGCCCAAGCAGAAGCACTCGACGACATGCTGAGTGAAAACAGCCTGAAGCTGAACGCCGTGATTGAGCTTCGCGTTGATCAGACCAAACTGGTCGGCCGGATTATCAACCGGGCGGAAGAAGCCAAGGCTGCCGGCCAGCCGGTTCGCAAGGATGACGACCCAGAAGTCTTCAAGGATCGTCTCGATGCTTACAACCGGGATACAGCGGTCGTTGTTCCCTACTACGAGAAAACAGGTCTCCTGTCCGTCATAGATGGCATGCAGGCAATCGATGACGTAACGGCTTCTATCGAATCCGTACTTCAGGGACTTGACGAGAAGGTTTAG
- the rpsM gene encoding 30S ribosomal protein S13: MARIAGVNIPTNKRVVIALQYIHGIGAKFAQEIVEKNSIDAARRVNELSDAEVLQIRETIDRDYMVEGDLRRETAMNIKRLMDLGCYRGLRHRRGLPVRGQRTHTNARTRKGPAKPIAGKKK, encoded by the coding sequence GTGGCACGTATTGCTGGCGTTAACATCCCGACGAACAAGCGCGTTGTCATCGCGCTTCAATACATTCACGGCATTGGCGCGAAATTCGCCCAGGAAATCGTCGAAAAGAACAGCATCGACGCTGCCCGCCGTGTGAACGAGCTTTCCGACGCAGAAGTCCTGCAGATCCGTGAAACCATCGACCGTGATTATATGGTTGAAGGTGATTTGCGACGTGAGACTGCTATGAACATCAAGCGTCTGATGGACCTTGGCTGCTACCGCGGCCTGCGTCACCGCCGCGGCCTCCCGGTTCGTGGTCAGCGGACGCACACGAACGCACGTACCCGTAAGGGTCCGGCGAAACCGATCGCAGGTAAGAAGAAATAA
- the rpsK gene encoding 30S ribosomal protein S11, with product MAKDTTRVRRRERKNISSGVAHVNSTFNNTMITITDAQGNTISWSSAGALGFKGSRKSTPYAAQVAAEDAAKKAAEHGMRTLEVEVRGPGSGRESALRALQAAGFLITSIRDVTPIPHNGCRPRKRRRV from the coding sequence ATGGCTAAAGACACGACGCGCGTGCGTCGCCGCGAACGCAAGAACATCTCTTCTGGCGTTGCGCATGTGAATTCCACATTCAACAACACGATGATCACGATCACGGATGCTCAAGGCAATACGATTTCCTGGTCTTCCGCTGGTGCACTCGGTTTCAAGGGCTCCCGTAAGTCCACGCCGTATGCCGCTCAGGTTGCTGCTGAAGATGCTGCGAAGAAAGCAGCTGAACACGGCATGCGCACCCTGGAAGTAGAAGTCCGTGGTCCTGGTTCTGGTCGTGAATCTGCTCTGCGTGCGCTGCAAGCTGCCGGTTTCCTCATCACGTCCATCCGTGACGTGACGCCGATCCCGCACAACGGCTGCCGTCCGCGCAAGCGCCGCCGCGTCTAA
- a CDS encoding DNA-directed RNA polymerase subunit alpha — protein MTIQKNWQELIKPTKLEIKPGDDPRFLATVVAEPLERGYGLTLGNALRRILLSSLQGAAVTAVQIDGVLHEFSSIPGVREDVTDIVLNIKEIAIRMEGEGPKRMVVRKQGPGVVTAGDIQTVGDVEVLNPDLVLCTLDEGAEIRMEFTVNTGKGYHSSDRNRPEDAPIGLIPVDSLYSPVKKVSYKVENTREGQVLDYDKLTLTVETDGSVKPDDAVAFAARILQDQLSIFVNFEEPQREVAEDTVPELAFNPALLKKVDELELSVRSANCLKNDNIVYIGDLIQKTEAEMLRTPNFGRKSLNEIKEVLAQMGLHLGMEVANWPPENIDDLAKRYEDHQY, from the coding sequence GTGACCATTCAAAAAAACTGGCAAGAACTGATCAAGCCGACCAAACTCGAGATCAAGCCGGGCGATGACCCGCGCTTCTTGGCGACCGTTGTTGCCGAGCCTCTCGAGCGTGGTTATGGCCTGACCTTGGGCAACGCGTTGCGCCGCATCCTGCTGTCTTCTCTCCAGGGTGCTGCTGTTACCGCTGTACAGATTGACGGCGTTCTTCATGAGTTCTCCTCGATCCCCGGCGTTCGTGAAGATGTCACCGACATCGTTCTCAACATTAAGGAAATCGCCATCCGTATGGAAGGTGAAGGCCCCAAGCGCATGGTTGTGCGTAAGCAGGGACCTGGTGTTGTGACCGCAGGCGACATCCAGACCGTTGGCGACGTGGAAGTGCTCAATCCGGACCTGGTGCTCTGCACCCTGGATGAAGGCGCTGAAATCCGCATGGAGTTCACTGTCAACACGGGCAAGGGCTATCATTCGTCTGACCGGAACCGTCCGGAAGACGCACCGATTGGCCTGATCCCTGTCGACAGCCTTTACTCTCCGGTCAAGAAGGTTTCTTACAAGGTGGAAAACACCCGTGAGGGCCAGGTTCTTGACTATGACAAGCTGACCCTGACTGTTGAAACCGACGGTTCCGTCAAGCCGGATGATGCTGTGGCATTTGCCGCTCGCATTCTGCAGGATCAGCTTTCCATCTTCGTCAATTTCGAAGAACCGCAGCGCGAAGTCGCCGAGGATACTGTCCCGGAACTTGCGTTCAATCCTGCGCTTTTGAAGAAAGTCGACGAGCTGGAATTGTCTGTCCGGTCTGCAAACTGCCTGAAGAATGACAATATCGTGTATATTGGCGATCTCATTCAGAAGACCGAAGCGGAAATGCTGCGGACCCCGAATTTCGGCCGCAAGTCGCTCAACGAGATCAAGGAAGTTCTGGCCCAGATGGGTCTCCATCTTGGCATGGAAGTGGCCAATTGGCCGCCTGAGAACATCGACGATCTCGCCAAGCGCTACGAAGATCATCAGTATTAA